The DNA sequence GCAAAGTGCGGATGGAAGGAGGGGGACATGATAAAGAAGTAGCTTCTTCTAAATTCAATACGAGTATACAAAGATCGATACCcaatttatgaccaaaatggcggaaaaatggccaaaatcaataccctatttatgacccaaacggctgaaaaaccctacccttataataataataataatcaacttTACTTATAGAGGgtaacacacaacagtaatcACTGACAAACTAGTGGCCCTTTGGGGCCGCACATACATTGCCATGAAATTTTTCCACCAATTGGAGGGCTTCTAATCCGATTTGCCTCATGGCCTCTCGTGAAACATCGGAAACAATTCGTGTAGTCCTCGTTGAATTCCCGTCGAAGTCCAAAGACGTGGCAAATTTCTTTGCAGCATGTCTTTTTTCGCCGATTGCTCAGTGGTGTTTtgctctcagtttcttttcttcggcATGGGATGGATATTCTTCATGAGAAGACTGTTTAGAAACTATGAAGTTCACCACATGGTTGTACAACTGGTTTTCTCCTTAACTTTCTCCCTTTCCTGTACTATGTTCGAGCTGGTTATTTTTGAGATTATGGGAGTTCTGGAAAAAAgttcgagattttttcatTGGAAACTTGGGCTTTACTCCATGCTTttcactttaatttttcttctgcCTTTTTACATATCTTATTTCCTGGTAAAAACGTTGCGGTTTATCCACCGACGAAGTACTGTCGCCTTGTTCGCTGGTGCTTTCTGGATTGCATTCTTATATATGTTCTGGAAAGTTGGCAATCCGTTCCCAATTTTGAGTTCAAAGCATGGAATATTTTCGATCGAACAAGGAATCAGTCGTATTGGGGTGATTGGCGTGACAATGATGGCAGTCTTATCTGGATTTGGAGCGGTAAATTGTCCTTATACTTACATGACTTACTTCATGAGGCACGTGACTGATTCTGATATTCAAAATCTTGAGAGAAGACAGTTCCAGACAATGGACATCATTCTcagtaagaaaaaaaggattgctttagcaaaaaaggaaactcaGCGGTTTGCTGTGGTAACGCAACAAAAGACAGGTACCCACTCTGTGACGtactttaaaaaacaaaattagttCAGTACggtgttttttatttatttatttttttcacaaaatcttcacttcgGCTGGCACTTGGATTAAGAATTCTTGGACTAGCTCTTGTGGATGTGATGGTCAATCTAGTTGGAAAGTATGTGTGTGTGATGTGAATTTACTTTACAATCAATGATTGGGTGGGTAaggatgggggggggggggggggtaagaGAGGCTGTGCCAACCCAAGTGCATTGTTCTTTTCAGAAGCCCAGTGTGTGGGCAAATGAAGTGGCCTATTGGTGAAGTGTGGTCATTGCCTTTCAATTTTGTCAACAAGAAGGACATGTTTAGGATGTGTGTTATTGATAGTTCCAATATCCACTGTGGGAAATACTCTTCAGTGGTTATGATGACTTAGAATGACAACATGCAGCACAAATGCAATTTCCGACTCAACTTGACCCTTAAATTTGATATTTCTACAAAAAGGGTTAGGGCTAAAACTTTTAAGATTGCTTACATCACAAGCTCAAAGTTTTGTTAGTTGAGGCATGCATGGACTGGCTTTTCATGTTTAAAAGTCACTGTATttagtatttttgttttgctctatCTTCATGTGTCCATTTCTGTGTAGGAATTTGGAGCATGCTCAGTGGCATAACTGGAAATGGCACAGTTGACACTGGTTACCTGCAGAAGGAAGTGGATACTCTTGAAGAACTCAGTCGCCAATTGTTCCTTGAAATTGTAGATCTGCACAACACCAAAGATAGAATGCAATTGTCGAAGACATTGCAAGGAAAGTACTTCGATTTTCTTGGACATATATTTTCAGGATATTGCATCTGGAAAATCTTTATCTCAACAGTTAACATAATCTTTGATCGCGTAGGAAAGACGGATCCTGTCACTCGTGGAATTGAAATAACTGTCAATTATCTTGGCTGGAAATTTGATGTAATCTTTTGGTCACAGCACATCTCATTTTTCTTGATTGGAATTTTGATTGTGACTTCAATCAGAGGGCTTCTCATTACACTGACAAAGTTTTTCAATGCAATGGCAAGTAGCAAATCATCAAACATTATTGTCCTCTTCCTGGCTGAAATAATGGGAATGTATTTTGTATCCTCTGTTTTATTGATGAGAATGAACATGCCTGCTAATTATCGTGAAATTATTACACAGGTACTTGGTGAGCTAcagtttaatttttatcatcgTTGGTTTGATGTAATTTTCCTCATAAGTGCATTGTCCAgtattggttttctttatcttGCTCATAAGCAAGCTCCTGAAAGACACATGTATGAAAATTCTTTCTAGCTGTTTTCATTGCCAATGCCTTTCTATGGTAGCTTAAATTTAGTCAAAATATGCACTCCATATTATAGATCTGCCattgtaattttgttgttgttgttgttgttgttgttccttATTCTTTAAACTTGTTTTGATCTTTAACTCTCCTTTGCTCCTTTGAGAACCATGTTTCAGTAAAACTGATTTTCTGGTGAAAAAGGCCCTAAACTCCTCTGGTTGAAACCTCATGAATATACTACAGtgttgaaagtgaagagtgattatcgcagtaaattttccgaTTTAAGCAATGGCAAAGAAGCCCTCAAAAtatcaggacttcaacaggagTTGAACCTGTGACTTCTGCGATACCAGTGCGAtgctctaccaactgagctatgaagccacacattgggagcgaggtcaattttctgagttcatatcttcccaTGTAGTGAAATTATGTGAAGTATACATGAAAtaattcatatttgtactgtggttgtagatgaaagtgaagagtgatcatcgcagcaaattttccaatttaagcaactaGAAAGAAGAAGCcctgaaaatatcagggcttcaacagGAGTTGAACCCGTGACTTCCGCGATACCAGTGCGATGCTCGTACACTGGGTTCCAATATTGTTGCAGAGAATccccaaaaaatgaaaatgcgtCCAACATGTTTTTGGTATGCTTCAGAACAATAGaacactttcataaatggcagcatattttgttattcctttgtactTATGGCCTCACTTTGTTTAAATAATCTTTCAATCTTGCACATGGCAGTGAAGTTaaaaaggcttattagcatgaAAACAGAAggatattaaatttgatcaccaatatgaaagaggtctataccGATACAACTTGCACAACCTTGTAGACCTCTGACCTTGCTCTTGCTAATTTAATTCTTTAAAGTTTCATTCTTTAGGcatcagttgttcaaagcctgaaGATTGTAATGTACCAGTCAAACTAAACCTACTAGTTTGTCATGCTAGAAACCAAACATTGCACATCAGACTGTGTTAACTAGGCTACCTTTTTGCAGGATAGTTAATTTAGTTCAGTTGTCTATTTTTAGCCACAATAACTTAAAATCTTAATCCTACCAAAGTATTTAGCAAGGGGGC is a window from the Acropora palmata chromosome 1, jaAcrPala1.3, whole genome shotgun sequence genome containing:
- the LOC141891481 gene encoding Golgi pH regulator-like encodes the protein MSFFADCSVVFCSQFLFFGMGWIFFMRRLFRNYEVHHMVVQLVFSLTFSLSCTMFELVIFEIMGVLEKSSRFFHWKLGLYSMLFTLIFLLPFYISYFLVKTLRFIHRRSTVALFAGAFWIAFLYMFWKVGNPFPILSSKHGIFSIEQGISRIGVIGVTMMAVLSGFGAVNCPYTYMTYFMRHVTDSDIQNLERRQFQTMDIILSKKKRIALAKKETQRFAVVTQQKTGIWSMLSGITGNGTVDTGYLQKEVDTLEELSRQLFLEIVDLHNTKDRMQLSKTLQGKYFDFLGHIFSGYCIWKIFISTVNIIFDRVGKTDPVTRGIEITVNYLGWKFDVIFWSQHISFFLIGILIVTSIRGLLITLTKFFNAMASSKSSNIIVLFLAEIMGMYFVSSVLLMRMNMPANYREIITQVLGELQFNFYHRWFDVIFLISALSSIGFLYLAHKQAPERHMYENSF